One window of Sardina pilchardus chromosome 2, fSarPil1.1, whole genome shotgun sequence genomic DNA carries:
- the LOC134067382 gene encoding zona pellucida sperm-binding protein 3-like, which yields MNRQREVIFWTVSVLCVVFANNDIQTECGKGSVLVKWTVGPELSNNASRLFLGSCYASAFYPLPGGGGQAVFHYQFDDCNFRKLMIEDKVIYKTTLAFRPRPKPKPAAQSFLVECVYKSKGWVPPFLDPGFARVQGHSQLYFHMGILNEDLTGPAQSNSFPLGSFIPVWAYVEQHAHQPLLLLLDECVASNSIELEPTTPVHPIITNHGCLTDGRNGNSKFLPRYESSAVILYLQAFRLSLEKEVYIHCKLVAWDPNSFDEGRKMCNFNKESEGWELLDDPSGSRVCHCCDSFCKHRIRRDVDSEPQGLVQNAVLGPLIIED from the exons ATGAACCGTCAGAGAGAAGTTATTTTTTGGACAGTTTCTGTTTTATGTGTTGTCTTTGCAAATAATG ACATCCAAACCGAATGTGGGAAAGGCTCTGTGTTGGTGAAATGGACAGTGGGACCAGAGCTGTCTAACAATGCGTCTCGGCTCTTTCTTGGGAGCTGTTATGCATCTGCCTTCTACCCGCTTCCTGGTGGTGGGGGGCAAGCAGTCTTCCATTATCAATTTGATGACTGTAATTTCAGAAAGCTG ATGATTGAAGATAAGGTGATCtacaaaaccacacttgcatTCAGGCCTAGGCCAAAGCCTAAACCAGCTGCACAGTCATTTCTTGTTGAATGTGTATATAAAAG TAAGGGTTGGGTTCCTCCCTTTCTGGACCCTGGTTTTGCTCGTGTGCAGGGCCACAGCCAGCTCTACTTTCACATGGGGATCCTTAATG AGGACCTCACTGGCCCAGCACAGTCCAACTCTTTTCCTCTGGGATCGTTCATCCCTGTCTGGGCCTATGTGGAACAGCACGCCCATCAGCCTTTGCTGCTGCTCCTGGATGAGTGTGTTGCATCAAACAGCATAGAGCTGGAGCCAACAACACCGGTCCATCCAATCATCACTAACCATGG GTGCCTCACTGATGGGAGGAATGGAAACTCAAAGTTCCTACCCAGATACGAGTCCTCTGCTGTAATTCTTTACTTGCAAGCCTTTAGATTGTCTCTGGAAAAGGAG GTATACATCCACTGTAAACTTGTAGCTTGGGACCCAAATAGTTTTGATGAGGGCAGGAAGATGTGCAACTTCAACAAAGAATCTGAAGG GTGGGAACTTTTGGATGATCCCTCTGGGAGTCGAGTTTGCCATTGCTGTGACTCGTTCTGCAAACACCGCATAAGACGGGATGTGGATTCCG AACCTCAAGGGCTTGTTCAGAATGCAGTACTGGGGCCACTGATAATTGAAGACTAA
- the LOC134101657 gene encoding zona pellucida sperm-binding protein 3-like, which translates to MAPVFYLVMLMVVTAVQAVDFSVECGGDSVTVNWPMGLQNQPDIDPSFVRLGYCTPTSISVIPGGAQVVFPLKEWRCGAEVMALKDDVVLSTELTYAPESGDVFLLQAVVCTYPRPDGWTPHIFRPVIETFGTSELVFTMSLMNDDFSGPAVTPKYTLGSLIPISASVNQQAHQPLLLLLEECQASALDQPLPHPETYPIINNMGCFTDSRKTMSRFQPRQRSSEIQLYLQAFAIAIDQPVYIHCKLVAWEENGFNEGKKACHDKNGSWELLDDPAQSSLCNCCDYGGDHGCQSRRRRALGGKGMTRNAVVGPLTIVDRKTNSKLHKKMIFTQ; encoded by the exons ATGGCTCCTGTTTTCTATTTGGTGATGCTTATGGTTGTCACTGCTGTACAAGCAG TGGACTTCTCTGTGGAGTGTGGGGGAGACTCTGTGACCGTGAACTGGCCGATGGGACTGCAGAATCAACCAGACATCGATCCCTCTTTTGTCCGATTGGGCTATTGTACTCCAACCAGCATTTCTGTAATTCCGGGTGGTGCACAGGTCGTTTTCCCATTGAAGGAGTGGCGATGTGGGGCCGAGGTGATG GCACTGAAGGACGATGTTGTTTTGTCTACTGAGCTCACCTATGCTCCTGAGTCAGGAGACGTTTTCCTCCTTCAGGCTGTTGTTTGTACATACCCAAG GCCTGATGGTTGGACTCCACATATTTTCAGACCTGTCATTGAAACCTTTGGCACTAGTGAACTGGTGTTCACTATGAGTTTGATGAATG ATGATTTCAGTGGTCCAGCAGTGACTCCAAAATACACTCTAGGAAGCCTCATCCCCATCTCTGCCTCGGTGAATCAGCAGGCCCACCAGCCCTTGCTTCTCTTGCTGGAGGAATGTCAAGCTTCTGCTCTAGACCAGCCTCTGCCCCATCCTGAGACCTACCCCATCATCAACAACATGGG GTGTTTCACCGATAGCCGCAAAACCATGTCCAGGTTCCAACCTCGTCAAAGAAGCTCAGAAATCCAGCTCTATTTGCAAGCTTTTGCAATTGCTATTGATCAGCCG GTCTATATCCACTGTAAGCTTGTGGCATGGGAGGAAAATGGCTTTAATGAGGGGAAGAAGGCCTGCCATGACAAGAATGGAAG TTGGGAGCTCCTTGATGACCCGGCCCAGAGTTCTCTCTGCAACTGCTGTGACTATGGTGGTGATCATGGCTGTCAGTCCAGAAGGAGGAGGGCATTGG gtggAAAAGGGATGACCAGGAATGCTGTGGTTGGACCGCTGACTATAGTCGACAGGAAAACCAATTCAAAACTACACAAGAAAATGATTTTTACCCaataa